A segment of the Brevibacterium zhoupengii genome:
CGGGCAGATGCTGCGCCGAGCCAACCGCCGCCGTGACGCTGTGGAGAGCCTGGTCAGAGCGCGCGAATTCTACGAAGGCGTGGGCGCCACGGTCCTCGTCAAACGCTGCGACCAGGAGCTGCGCGCCACCGGCATGTCCTGGCGCGGGATGTCGGAGTCAGAGACCACACGCACCTCGGCGAAGAACTCCACCGACTCAGGCGGATACGTCCCGCTGACCCCGCAGGAGATGTCAGTGGCCGACCTCGTGGTGCAGGGAATGACCAACGCCGAGGTCTCGCGCAAGCTCTTCATCGCAGAGAAGACCGTGCAGTACCACCTCACGCACATCTACGGGAAGTTCGGGATCCGGTCGCGCACCGAACTCGCCGCCGTCCACCTATCCGGTGACGTGCCGCCGGTGTGAGGGTCTGGTCTGCCGAGATGTGAATGAGCGAGGGCGTCACGGCAATTGCCGTGACGCCCTCCGCGTTGCTCTGTGACTGAATCAGCCAGACCGAATCAGTTCAATATGCGAGTTCTGCTCAGCCTTCGGGATCGAGGACGAAGTTGTAGATCGTCATCTCACCTTCGGCATCCGGGTTGTCCTTGGGCTCGAGCAGCAGCTCGGGCTTGACCGCCGAGGCGATGTCGTCATCGTTGTGCGGATCGCCGGGGAAGTAGAGCTGCGAGGTGATGAGCTTGTGCCCGGGAGCGTGCACCTTGAAGTGCAGGTGCGCCGGACGCCAGGCGTGCCACCCGGCAGCGTCGATGAGCTGGCCGCAGGCACCCTCTGTGGGGATCTGGTAGGGCGCAGGGCGGATCGTGTGGATCTCGTACTCTCCGTCTTCGTTGGCGACGAAGGTTCCACGCAGGTTCCACTCGGGCAGGCCCGGAGCGAACTGCGAGTAGAAGCCCAGGTTGTCGGCGTGCCACAGCTCGAGCTTGGCTCCGGGGATGGGTTCACCGGTGGTCGAGGTGACCTGGCCTTTGAACATGAACGGGGTGCCCGGTTCGTCGGGGCGCATGTCGATGGTGCCGTTCCACTCAGCCTCAGGCGATCCGTCGAGGTAGTAGGGTCCCTCGATGGTGCCCTTCGTGCCCTCACGGTCCTGGTTGGCGACCTCCTCAACCGCGTGCTCGATCCACACGTCGAGGAAGAGCGGCCACTCGCCGTCTTCGCCGACCTTGATCAGCCAAGCCTTGAGGGCGTTGTACTCCTCGTAGCTGACCTGCTCCTCTTCGACGATGTCGGTCAGCGCCTTGACAGCCTTGCCGGCCAGAAGTGCCACGCGCTCGTGGTCGATGACTCCGCCGCCGGCCTGAGCCTGGCGTTCGCGGAAGCGGGCGGAGGCATTGGCGCCCGAGTCCGCAGCCTTGGCGGTGGTCTCAGTCTGGAAACTGTTCTCTGACATGTCTACTCCTTTGTTGATGTTGTGTACGTCAGGTTTGTGGGGGTGGTCAGCGGTCGATGCGGTAATGGGCCAGCTTGTCCTCGTCGACGGCATTGCCGACGCCGGGAACGGTCGGGGCCTGAATGTGCCCGTCTTTGATCTCCAGCGGCGAGGCGATGAGATCATCGGCCATGTCGAGGAAGTTCGACATCTCGCCCGGGTACCGCGAGGAGTGCTCGAACGCCGCACCGAAGGTCACAGTGGCGATGCTTCCCAGCTGGGTGTCGATCTGATTGCCCATGAGCACGTCGAGCCCGAGGGCCTCGGCGTAGGACAGGATCTTCTGCGACTCCGTGAAGCCGGTTCGCGCGGTCTTGATCGACAGGGCGTTGGCTCCGCCGGTCTGGATCTCGCGAGCGGCATCGCCGAGGTTGGGCGCCGATTCGTCGGCGACGATCGGAATCGGTGATTTCGTCACAAGCTGACGGCGGGTGAGCACCTCGGCGGCATCATTGGGTTCTTCGAAGAACCGGAGGTCGAGCTCGGCTGTGGCCGCTAGCACCTGGGCAGCTTCGGTGGCGTTCCAGCCACGGTTCGCATCGAGGTAGAGCAGGGCGTCAGGCCCCAGCGTTTCACGCAGGGCGGCGACGAGTTCGACGTCGAGAGAGACAGGCCGGCGTCCGACCTTGATCTTGAATGAGCGGACTCCGTAGGTCTCCGTGAATGACAGTGCCTCGTCGACGACCGCCTGGGTGGGTGAGAAGCCGAGCATATGCGAGACCTCCAAGGAGGAGGCGAACCCGCCGAGAAGGCGGTGGACAGGGGTCGAATACGCCTGGCCGATGAGGTCCCAGAGGGCGATGTCGACGCCGCCCTTGGCCGTCTGGTTTCCGATCGTGCGATGCAGTTTGGAATGGATCGCCGCGCGATCGAGGGGATCAGCGCCGATGAGTGCATCGGAGAAGATCGTGTTGATGACGGCGATGACAGACTCAACGGTCTCCCCGTAGGTGTAGGGGCGGGGCGGAATGTCCGCGGTGCCGACGAGGCCGTCGTCGGTGTGGAGGCGAAGCAGCACGTGTTCGATGTGGTGGACGGCGCCGCTGGCGAATTTCAGCGGCTTCTTCATCGGGATCCGGTAGGGCACCGTCTCCAGGTGGGTGATCTTCACGATGCGTGCTCCTTCGGTTCGGCGGGTGATGCGGCCGGATCGCTTGCTGTTTCGTCGATGACGTCGGAGACCACCTCGGTGATGATCCTGGCCATGCGAGTGACGGTCTGGGTTTCTTCGTTTGTGCGCCACGCCAGCGCGAGTTCTGTCCGGGGCGCTTCGGTGATCTCACGGAAGTGGACGCCGGGGATCTCCAAGGCCGTGGCCGTGCGGGGGACGATGGCCGGTCCCAGCCCGGCGGCGACCAGTGACATCAGAGTCGAAGTCTCCGAGGCGCGGATCGAGTAGTCGGGGGACGCCGATTGCTCGGACAGGAACGCCGTCGTGACCGCCGAGACCACGGAGTTCTCCGGGTAGCCGACCAGGGCTGTCTCGGCCAGTTCGGCGGCTGTGATCGATTCGAGGTCGTCCAGCGGGGAACCGGTCGGTACCGCCAGGATGCAGGTCTCATGTCCGAGCACCTGGTAGCTCAGTCCCTTCATCGGGGAACCGTAGCGCAGGAGCGCGATGTCGATGCTGCGCTCGAGCAGCTGGGAGACGAGCCGGGGAGTGGTCATCTCGCCGCTGACACCCAGCTGCAGGTTGGGTGCGGCCATGGCTGTGCGGCGCACGACCTGCGGCATCACCCCATAGGTTGTCGAACCCGTGAAGCCCAGACGCAGCGGACCCTTGAGCCCCGCGCCGATGAGTTGGACCTCGGAGCCGAGAGTGTCGAGTTCGGACAGGACCCGGCGTGCCTGTTCGAGGAGGTGGCTTCCCGCCGGGGTCAGGGCGACGGTGCGGGTGGTCCGGTTGAGCAGGGTGGTGCCCAGCTGTCGCTCGAGCTTGCGGATCTGCTGGGAGAGGTAGGGCTGTGCCAGCTTGAGGCGTTCCGCGGCCTTGCCGAAGTGGCGTTCCTCGGCCACGGTGGCGAAGTACTGCAGCTGGCGGGTCTCGAGCATCATTGCGAGGCACCCGTCAGGTGTGCCGACTCTTCGTCCACCGTGTGGATTCCGCGGAAGTGCGCGGCGTGGACGAAGTCATCGAAGCTCAGAGCGGCACCGCGGTGGGCGGCGATGCGCAGTGCCAGACGCAGCACCATCTTGATGTCACGGGCGGTGATGTCGACGAAGTCTTTGACCAGGCGGTTGAGGAGGTCCGCGTCGAGCTCGATGTCGTTCCCGCGGGCCATGATCTGCCAGATCTGGCGGGCATCCTCGGGGCTCGGGGCGTGGTATTCGATGACGGCGGCACAGCGGGCGAGGATCGCCTCGTCGACGCCGTTCGTCCGGTTCGTCGTGAGGAAGAGCAGTCCGTCGAAGTATTCGAGGGTGCGCAGGAACTCTGCGACGATCGCGTTCTGGACGAGGTCGAGGCCGCGTTCGAGGACGAAGACATCAGCTTCGTCGAGGAGGAGTACGGCGTCCCAGCGCTTGGCCCGGTCGAAGATGACCTCGAGGTTCTTGCGTACGGCCTCGGGTGTGATGCCCAGCGATCCGGAGTGGATCGAGTACAGCGGTTTGCCGATGACCTCGGCATACACCTCGGCGGTCAGGGTCTTACCGACTCCGGGGCGACCCTTGGCGAGGATGACGTTGCCGGCGGACTTGCCGTTGATGATGTCGCCGGTGAAGACGCCGATGTCTGAGGTGAGGATGGTGAGCAGTTCGCGCTGTTCGTCGGGGAGGACAAGCTTGTCCTGCAGGCTCGGGTCGTAGGCGTACTCATCGAGATCGCCGGTGTTGACGTCGAGGTAGTCCTGGGCGCCGAGGTCGAAGACGCGCACGGCCGTGAGCAGCGGAATCGTTCCCAGTTCGTCTTCGTCGAAGAGGACGGCAGGGGTGGATCCGCGCAGGCCGGCGATCTCATCGGGGGCGACGTCGTTGACGACCTTGCGTCCGGCACGACGATTGGCCGCGCGATGGTCGTCGGTGCGGATCGCGCGCCCGGTGAAGATGTACTGAGAGCCGAAGCCGTGGTCGATGATCTCCTTGAACTCGGCCAGACGGGTCGAGTATTCGTCCTTGAGTGACTGATTCTCACGGAAGGCTCCGGCCGCAGTCAGTGCCTCCTCGGGGGTCTTGCCGACGATCTCGGTATCTTCGAAATAGAGGACGCGGGGAACTCGGGAAGGGCGCTTGACCGTCGGATTGTCGGCCTCGAGAGTCAGCTTCAGGCGCGGACCACGTGTCTTGTCCCCGTGTTCGACCGCGATGGCCATCACAAGGTAAGGGTGGACGTAGCCGTCGGATTCGCGGATGTAGAGCCAGCCGTCGATGCGGCCCGCGCGGAGGAATTCGCGCAGGACCTCGGCGGCCGAGGTGATGTCGGGGATGACCGGGTAGTCCCCGCTGCGGCTGGCCTGGATCGCCGCGACAGTGCGTTCGAAGGGACGTTCGCCGAGGTTGGCCGCCGTTGTCGCGAGATCGGCCAGTGCCTGGTCGGTGAGGTCGCGGTCGGGGATTCCGATCTCCTTCGAGCGCCAGCTCTGAGCCCGGGTGCGGGTGGTCAGAAGATCCTGGGACTCGGTGGCCGCGACGACCGCGGTGAGGGCAGTGAACATCGTCGTTCCTCTTCTCTGATGCTCGGAGATTCGGTGTTTCACTCGTCACACTATTCCCTTTTCATCTTTACTTACAGAATCGATATCGTCTCGATTGAGAAGTAGGTGGCATAAATGGATGGGGAAGTGACATCGACGTCTGCGAGGTGGCGCGGATGCCCAGGCCCCACCTCGGCGAGGGTGTCCGATATTTCGGACGGAACTTGATCCAGACCACTTTCGCAAATCTCGCCAGCCGTCAGAATGGATTGTGTAGTCAGGGACGACAACGGCTCTGGGGAATCAATCTCCGCACAGCCGAACCCCCGGAACCATTCCGCTCTGCCGGACACGATGACAAGGAGAGTCACATGACCACGAAGCCCGGCTTCACCCAGCACGATCCCTCACGCGTGATCCGCGCCGACCGCGGCACCGAGATCACCGCCAAGAGCTGGCAGACCGAAGCACCCAAGCGCATGCTCATGAACAACCTCGACCCCGAGGTTGCCGAGCGTCCCGAGGACCTCGTCGTCTACGGCGGCACCGGTCGTGCGGCTCGCTCCTGGGAGGCCTACGACGCGATCGTGCGCACCCTCGATGATCTCGAGGATGATGAGACTCTCCTCGTTCAGTCGGGCAAGCCGGTCGGTGTCATGCGCACCCACGAATGGGCGCCTCGTGTGCTTATCGCCAACTCCAACCTCGTCGGCGACTGGGCCAACTGGGAGCACTTCCGCGAGCTCGAGGCCGAGGGGCTGATGATGTACGGCCAGATGACCGCCGGCTCCTGGATCTACATCGCCACCCAGGGCATCCTCCAGGGCACGTACGAGACCTTCGGCGCCATCGCCGACAAGCGCTACAACGGCACCTTGGCCGGCACCCTGACGATCACCGGCGGCTGCGGCGGCATGGGCGGGGCCCAGCCACTGTCCGTGACTCTCAACGGAGGCGCCTGCCTCATCATCGACGTCGACAAGACCCGCCTGGATCGTCGCAAGTCCAAGCGCTACCTCGACGAGGTCGAGACCGATCTCGACACCGCACTGGCCAAGGTCATCGAGGCCAAGAAGAACAAGCAGGCACTGTCCGTGGGACTCGTCGGCAACGCCGCTGAGATCCTGCCGATGATCCTCGACCGTCCCGAGGCCGCAGAGGTCGACATCGTCACCGACCAGACCTCGGCACATGACCCGCTGTCCTACCTGCCCATCGGCGTCAGCGTCGATGACTGGCACGACGAGGCCGAACAGGACGCGGAGAAGTTCACCATCCGCGCCGAAGAATCCATGGCCAAACATGTCAAGGCCATGGTCGAGTTCCAGGACCGCGGTGCCGAGGTCTTCGACTACGGCAACTCGATCCGCGACGAAGCCCGCAAAGCCGGCTACGAGCGCGCCTTCGAATTCCCCGGCTTCGTCCCGGCCTACATCCGCCCGCTCTTCTGCGAAGGACTCGGACCCTTCCGCTGGGTTGCCCTCTCCGGTGATCCCAAGGACATCGAGGTCACCGACAAGGCGCTGAAGGAACTCTTCCCCGAAAACGAGCACCTCCACACCTGGCTCGATGCCGCCAACGAGTACGTCGAGTTCGAAGGCCTTCCGGCACGCATCTGCTGGCTCGGCTACAAGGAACGTCAGCAGGCAGGTCTGCTGTTCAACCAGCTCGTCGCCGAAGGCACAATCTCGGCCCCGATCGTCATCGGCCGCGACCATCTCGACTCCGGCTCGGTCGCCAGCCCCTACCGTGAGACCGAATCCATGCTCGACGGCACCGACGCCGTGGCCGACTGGCCGCTGCTCAACGCCATGGTCAACACCTCATCGGGTGCCACCTGGGTGTCCATCCACCACGGCGGCGGCGTCGGCATCGGCCGCTCCATCCACGCCGGTCAGGTCTCCGTCGCCGACGGCACCGAGCTCGCTGCCAAGAAGCTCGCCCGTCTGCTCACCAACGACCCGGGCATGGGCGTCATCCGCCACGTCGACGCCGGCTACGACCGCGCCGCCGAGGTTGCCGAAGAACGCGGCATGCGCGTTCCTATGATCTCGGAGCTCGACAAGCGCGACGAGGAGTCCGCCGCGCAGTAACGGCCGCGGGGTAGGTGCGCCGAGACGCGTTGGGCCTGACTCGCCTGCACGCCTGGCTCGCCTGCACGCCTGGCTCGCCTGCACGCCTGGCTCGCCTGCACGCCTGCACGCCAGCACGTCTGCGCGCCTGACTCGCCAGCGCGCCTGCACGCCTGGCTCGCCTGCACGCCAGCGCGTCTTCGAAAGGGATCGATCGAAGTTGAATAGCCCAGCTTCAAAGAGGGGCTCTGAAACTTCGATCGGTCCCTTTCTCGTGATGCGTCCAAACCGTTGGGCGTACCACGCTCGAGCCGCGACGCTTCACTCTGCGGAACAGTACATAGGTTGCAACCTGTGTACTGTTCCGCAGAGTGATACAGGTATCTGGTCCTGTCGGTGAGCAGGGCACGCGGTTGCCTGAGTTTGCGAGGTCACAGTCGCAGCTACTTTTGAGTCATGACGACATCGGACACAACTTCCGCACCGGTTCACAGCAATGGAGGAGGCGCCGAGGCCGCTGACGACGTCCTCTTCCCCGTTGCCGAGCTGGTCGGATTGCCCTTCACCCGCGCCCAGAGGAATCCGGGTGGTGTCTGCCTGAGCTGGCCCTGTGCGTCGGAGCCGCCTGAGCTGGCCCTGTGCGTCGGAGCCGCCTGAGCTCAGTCCGGACCTCAGTTCAGTCCGGGGCAGGTCTCAGTCCGGAACGGATTCTTGTGACTCGAATATGTAGCTGTGGGCGTAGAGGGCTGCCTCGATGTTGAGGCGATTCGATCCCAGATCCGTGCCGAGGATCGACTCGGCCATCTCCACGCGGTAGCGGATCGAGTTCTTGTGCATCGACATCGCGGTCGCTGTGGCCGTGTAGCTGAGATCGTGAAGCATATAGGCCAGCAGCGTCGAGCGGTGCCGGGTATTGGCCTCGGAGTCCTCTGCCAGCGGACCGAGGACGGAGCGCACCCAGTTCCGGCCCGCCTCGACATCGGTGGACAGCAACGAGACGAGAGCCATTCCGGGGTCGTCGTGGGAGCGCAGCGGCACCGGCGTCCGTCCGGCAAGGCACACTTTCTGGACTCGCAGGGCTTCCTGGTGAGAGAGCCGGAATCCTTGTGCCGCGGTGTGGGCGGAGCCGAGCGCCAAGTGCGCGGCTTCGGTGGAGCTGAGCCGAACTCGATCGCGGAGGGACTCCTCGTACTCCCAGTCCTCTGGCACCGTGATCCATCCCCAGGCGGTGTCCTGGTCGCGGCTGATGATCAGGGC
Coding sequences within it:
- a CDS encoding LysR substrate-binding domain-containing protein — translated: MMLETRQLQYFATVAEERHFGKAAERLKLAQPYLSQQIRKLERQLGTTLLNRTTRTVALTPAGSHLLEQARRVLSELDTLGSEVQLIGAGLKGPLRLGFTGSTTYGVMPQVVRRTAMAAPNLQLGVSGEMTTPRLVSQLLERSIDIALLRYGSPMKGLSYQVLGHETCILAVPTGSPLDDLESITAAELAETALVGYPENSVVSAVTTAFLSEQSASPDYSIRASETSTLMSLVAAGLGPAIVPRTATALEIPGVHFREITEAPRTELALAWRTNEETQTVTRMARIITEVVSDVIDETASDPAASPAEPKEHAS
- a CDS encoding ATP-binding protein, with protein sequence MFTALTAVVAATESQDLLTTRTRAQSWRSKEIGIPDRDLTDQALADLATTAANLGERPFERTVAAIQASRSGDYPVIPDITSAAEVLREFLRAGRIDGWLYIRESDGYVHPYLVMAIAVEHGDKTRGPRLKLTLEADNPTVKRPSRVPRVLYFEDTEIVGKTPEEALTAAGAFRENQSLKDEYSTRLAEFKEIIDHGFGSQYIFTGRAIRTDDHRAANRRAGRKVVNDVAPDEIAGLRGSTPAVLFDEDELGTIPLLTAVRVFDLGAQDYLDVNTGDLDEYAYDPSLQDKLVLPDEQRELLTILTSDIGVFTGDIINGKSAGNVILAKGRPGVGKTLTAEVYAEVIGKPLYSIHSGSLGITPEAVRKNLEVIFDRAKRWDAVLLLDEADVFVLERGLDLVQNAIVAEFLRTLEYFDGLLFLTTNRTNGVDEAILARCAAVIEYHAPSPEDARQIWQIMARGNDIELDADLLNRLVKDFVDITARDIKMVLRLALRIAAHRGAALSFDDFVHAAHFRGIHTVDEESAHLTGASQ
- the hutU gene encoding urocanate hydratase, with the protein product MTTKPGFTQHDPSRVIRADRGTEITAKSWQTEAPKRMLMNNLDPEVAERPEDLVVYGGTGRAARSWEAYDAIVRTLDDLEDDETLLVQSGKPVGVMRTHEWAPRVLIANSNLVGDWANWEHFRELEAEGLMMYGQMTAGSWIYIATQGILQGTYETFGAIADKRYNGTLAGTLTITGGCGGMGGAQPLSVTLNGGACLIIDVDKTRLDRRKSKRYLDEVETDLDTALAKVIEAKKNKQALSVGLVGNAAEILPMILDRPEAAEVDIVTDQTSAHDPLSYLPIGVSVDDWHDEAEQDAEKFTIRAEESMAKHVKAMVEFQDRGAEVFDYGNSIRDEARKAGYERAFEFPGFVPAYIRPLFCEGLGPFRWVALSGDPKDIEVTDKALKELFPENEHLHTWLDAANEYVEFEGLPARICWLGYKERQQAGLLFNQLVAEGTISAPIVIGRDHLDSGSVASPYRETESMLDGTDAVADWPLLNAMVNTSSGATWVSIHHGGGVGIGRSIHAGQVSVADGTELAAKKLARLLTNDPGMGVIRHVDAGYDRAAEVAEERGMRVPMISELDKRDEESAAQ
- the catA gene encoding catechol 1,2-dioxygenase; translation: MSENSFQTETTAKAADSGANASARFRERQAQAGGGVIDHERVALLAGKAVKALTDIVEEEQVSYEEYNALKAWLIKVGEDGEWPLFLDVWIEHAVEEVANQDREGTKGTIEGPYYLDGSPEAEWNGTIDMRPDEPGTPFMFKGQVTSTTGEPIPGAKLELWHADNLGFYSQFAPGLPEWNLRGTFVANEDGEYEIHTIRPAPYQIPTEGACGQLIDAAGWHAWRPAHLHFKVHAPGHKLITSQLYFPGDPHNDDDIASAVKPELLLEPKDNPDAEGEMTIYNFVLDPEG
- a CDS encoding mandelate racemase/muconate lactonizing enzyme family protein — encoded protein: MKITHLETVPYRIPMKKPLKFASGAVHHIEHVLLRLHTDDGLVGTADIPPRPYTYGETVESVIAVINTIFSDALIGADPLDRAAIHSKLHRTIGNQTAKGGVDIALWDLIGQAYSTPVHRLLGGFASSLEVSHMLGFSPTQAVVDEALSFTETYGVRSFKIKVGRRPVSLDVELVAALRETLGPDALLYLDANRGWNATEAAQVLAATAELDLRFFEEPNDAAEVLTRRQLVTKSPIPIVADESAPNLGDAAREIQTGGANALSIKTARTGFTESQKILSYAEALGLDVLMGNQIDTQLGSIATVTFGAAFEHSSRYPGEMSNFLDMADDLIASPLEIKDGHIQAPTVPGVGNAVDEDKLAHYRIDR